A stretch of Longimicrobiaceae bacterium DNA encodes these proteins:
- a CDS encoding FliA/WhiG family RNA polymerase sigma factor: MHADTVSTTTPAASVLMPGAPGSEDREALIASHLGLVHHVARQISRRLAVDVDFDELISAGTIGLMNAVDSFDADRGAAFSTFAAPRIRGAILDELRRQDHVPRSIRRKMKDLAAAREALTRDDGRPPTDQEMADYLEIDLDTFWRWQSEVECSFFLPLDQPVDEDNPRAGTASQTVAGATAEMIENEINLQEEVEVLREAIMGLKEQERIVLSLYYFEELKLHEIGAIIELTESRVSQIRSRAVAKLRARISNLREMAA; this comes from the coding sequence ATGCACGCCGACACCGTCTCGACCACGACCCCTGCCGCCTCCGTCCTCATGCCCGGCGCGCCGGGGAGCGAGGATCGGGAGGCACTGATCGCGAGCCACCTTGGACTCGTCCACCACGTCGCCCGGCAGATCTCCCGCCGCCTCGCGGTGGACGTCGATTTCGACGAGCTGATCAGCGCGGGGACGATCGGCCTGATGAACGCCGTCGACTCCTTCGACGCGGACCGGGGAGCTGCTTTCAGCACCTTCGCGGCCCCTCGCATCCGGGGGGCGATCCTGGACGAGCTGCGGCGGCAGGATCATGTACCGCGGTCGATTCGGCGCAAGATGAAGGACCTCGCCGCGGCCCGTGAGGCGCTCACCCGGGATGACGGGCGCCCTCCCACGGACCAGGAGATGGCCGACTACCTCGAGATCGACCTGGACACCTTCTGGCGCTGGCAGTCGGAGGTGGAGTGCTCCTTCTTCCTTCCGCTCGACCAGCCGGTGGACGAGGACAACCCACGCGCCGGGACCGCCTCTCAGACAGTCGCGGGCGCCACCGCCGAGATGATCGAGAACGAGATCAACCTCCAGGAAGAGGTGGAGGTGCTCCGCGAAGCGATCATGGGGCTGAAGGAGCAGGAGCGCATCGTCCTCTCCCTCTACTACTTCGAGGAGCTGAAGCTGCACGAGATCGGCGCGATCATCGAGCTGACCGAGTCGCGCGTCTCGCAGATCCGCAGCCGCGCCGTCGCGAAGCTCCGGGCTCGCATCTCGAACCTGCGCGAGATGGCCGCCTGA
- a CDS encoding glycosyltransferase, producing the protein MHLVLFAHSVVSDWSHGNAHFLRGLLRSLRRRGHQVLAVERARNWSTEELIRDHGHEPIVEFARLFPDLEVRTYGPWEEILERTDELTRGADVVIVHEFNEPELVGAVGYVRRRRDDFLLLFHDTHHRPATVPWQTARFNLQHYDGVLAYGESLAEVYRRDFGPRRVWTFHEGADTSVFYPRPAPEGELDDVVWIGNWGDDERTREIDEYLVESARRLPELRFAVHGVRYPPEGLRRIKEAGIEFRGWIPNYRVPEAFARARMTLHIPRGPYLDLLPGIPTIRPFEALACGIPLLSTPWPDVEGLFRAGQDYLPVQSPTEMREQIQHLSRDEEARARLAESGLETIRARHTCDHRAEQLEAIVAEAGG; encoded by the coding sequence ATGCACCTCGTCCTCTTTGCCCACTCCGTGGTGAGCGACTGGAGCCACGGTAATGCGCATTTCCTGCGTGGGCTGCTGCGCTCGCTCAGGCGGCGAGGGCACCAGGTGCTCGCGGTGGAGCGCGCGCGTAACTGGTCGACGGAAGAGCTGATCCGGGACCACGGACACGAACCGATCGTCGAATTCGCCCGCCTCTTCCCCGACCTGGAAGTCCGGACCTACGGGCCCTGGGAGGAGATCCTGGAACGCACGGACGAGCTGACCCGTGGCGCCGACGTGGTCATCGTCCACGAGTTCAACGAGCCGGAGCTGGTCGGAGCGGTGGGTTATGTTCGAAGGCGGCGGGACGACTTTCTCCTCCTCTTCCACGACACCCATCATCGTCCGGCCACCGTGCCCTGGCAGACGGCTCGATTCAACCTGCAGCACTACGACGGTGTGCTCGCGTATGGCGAGTCCCTGGCGGAGGTATACCGGCGCGACTTCGGCCCACGCCGGGTGTGGACCTTTCACGAGGGCGCGGACACTTCGGTTTTCTACCCGCGCCCCGCTCCGGAAGGTGAGCTCGACGACGTGGTGTGGATCGGCAACTGGGGTGACGACGAGCGCACTCGCGAGATCGACGAGTACCTGGTTGAGTCGGCTCGTCGGTTACCCGAGCTGCGCTTCGCCGTGCATGGTGTGCGTTACCCTCCGGAAGGGCTGCGACGGATCAAAGAGGCAGGGATCGAGTTCCGGGGGTGGATCCCGAACTATCGCGTACCGGAGGCCTTCGCGCGGGCGCGAATGACTCTCCACATTCCCCGCGGTCCGTACCTCGACCTCCTTCCGGGTATCCCCACCATCCGCCCGTTCGAAGCGCTGGCCTGCGGGATCCCGCTGCTGTCCACCCCCTGGCCCGATGTGGAGGGGCTCTTCCGCGCCGGCCAGGACTATCTGCCGGTCCAGAGCCCGACCGAGATGCGTGAGCAGATCCAGCACTTGAGCCGGGACGAAGAGGCGCGCGCACGGCTTGCGGAGAGTGGCCTGGAGACCATCAGGGCGCGCCACACCTGCGACCACCGGGCCGAGCAGCTCGAAGCCATCGTGGCCGAGGCAGGCGGCTGA
- a CDS encoding nitrilase family protein: MMRDIRVATTQFQHAPGDISRNLARVRRFAEEAAAAGAEILACPEMCLTGYWHVRKLPREGVEALAESIPDGPVSRELIELSHALGITIGAGLVERDREGRLYNSYLVAMPDGRYAVHRKLHVFVSEHLSPGDRYTVFDTPHGCRVGVLICYDNNLVENARITTLLGAEILLAPHQTGGCDSVSPRGMKRIDPELWVRRDMDPERLRAEFQGPKGRAWLMRWLPSRAHDNGLFLIFSNGVGLDDDEVRTGNAMVLDPYGEVIAESTALGDDLVIADLDASQQPLSSGRRWLRARRPELYTLLATPTGKEEETRKVRFGEGYGF, encoded by the coding sequence ATGATGCGCGACATCCGCGTAGCCACCACGCAGTTCCAGCACGCTCCCGGCGACATCTCGCGCAACCTCGCCCGGGTACGCCGCTTCGCCGAGGAGGCTGCCGCGGCGGGAGCGGAAATCCTCGCCTGCCCGGAGATGTGCCTCACCGGCTACTGGCACGTGCGAAAGCTTCCTCGTGAGGGCGTCGAAGCCCTCGCCGAGAGCATCCCCGACGGACCCGTCTCGCGCGAGTTGATCGAGTTGTCACACGCGCTGGGGATCACCATCGGGGCCGGGTTGGTGGAGCGGGACAGGGAGGGGCGATTGTACAACTCGTACCTGGTGGCGATGCCCGACGGCAGGTATGCCGTGCACCGCAAGCTGCACGTCTTCGTCAGCGAACATCTATCGCCGGGGGACCGCTACACCGTGTTCGACACGCCGCACGGCTGCCGGGTTGGCGTGCTCATCTGCTACGACAACAACCTCGTCGAGAACGCCCGCATCACCACCCTGCTCGGCGCCGAGATCCTGCTGGCGCCCCACCAGACCGGCGGGTGCGACTCGGTCAGCCCGCGCGGGATGAAGCGGATCGACCCGGAGCTCTGGGTGCGCCGCGACATGGACCCAGAGCGGCTGCGGGCGGAGTTCCAGGGACCCAAGGGGCGCGCATGGCTGATGCGTTGGCTACCGAGCCGGGCCCACGACAACGGCCTCTTTCTGATCTTCAGCAACGGAGTGGGCCTGGACGACGATGAGGTGAGAACCGGCAACGCCATGGTTCTCGATCCGTACGGCGAGGTGATTGCGGAATCCACGGCGCTGGGCGACGACCTCGTGATCGCCGACCTCGACGCCTCGCAGCAACCGCTCTCCTCCGGCCGCCGGTGGCTGCGGGCCAGAAGACCCGAGTTGTACACCCTTCTGGCAACCCCGACAGGGAAGGAAGAGGAGACCAGGAAGGTGAGGTTCGGGGAAGGGTATGGCTTCTAA
- a CDS encoding TonB-dependent receptor: MRSISGLLVLAVAFAVLVGSEPLGAQQPAVTVRGRIVDERGAPVAGATVHVRGAAEEAAVTDPLGSYELGPLPPGSYRLVVTGAGYRTTERRIEAQASTVQADVVLAAEPLSLAPLQVVAATRTGTAAATLPVKVNVVEQAEVSLQRSLATSPTEILANLIPSFSPPRQKLSSAGESFRGRRPLFLIDGVPQSNPLRDGRRDGFTIDMEAIERVEVIFGANAIQGLGATGGIVNYVTVSPPVTGELMQRASVATTSGDGFDDDGLGWRAHYLAGKRWDRFDLLGSFSYEHRGLQFDGRDRPIGVDNVQGDVANSHSRNFFAKLGWEPTASQRLQLMVNDFRLAQEGEFELVPGDRANGIPATAVAAHPEGVEPINDVTTASLDYEHGDVAGGRLSAKVYVQDFRALFGGGRFDSFQDPRIAPIGELFDQSENNSQKYGARLTYALDHIAGAPVGLISGLDFHRDRTFQRLAHTDRNWVPETTFLNYAPFAQLDLDATSWLSLSGGLRWELAELDVPDYTPLAANRPDYELITVTGGSPGFDEPLFNVGAVVNPIEGLRFYGTLSQAFTMPDVGRVLRAVSEPGTSVESFLALEPIKTDNLEFGGTYGSDRALVGVTYFESEAEMGSRLVPNSDGIFQVMRQPTRTSGWEVTGRVAPSPMLALHGGYSILEGSFDGDGDGSLESDLGAADIGPNRLNLALDLTPGGRLSGRLQTLTFFDRDFRDGAGELTAQFDGYTTVDASLGADLGRSNLTLSVSNLFDEQYITYYGQAATDLADRYFAGRGRTLTLRLETRF; encoded by the coding sequence GTGCGCAGCATTTCGGGGCTGTTGGTGCTGGCGGTTGCATTCGCCGTCCTGGTGGGAAGCGAGCCGCTGGGGGCGCAGCAGCCGGCGGTGACGGTTCGCGGTCGGATCGTGGACGAGCGTGGCGCGCCGGTAGCGGGAGCCACCGTGCACGTGCGAGGGGCAGCCGAGGAGGCGGCCGTGACGGATCCGCTCGGCTCGTACGAGCTGGGTCCGTTGCCGCCCGGAAGCTACCGGCTGGTGGTGACCGGCGCCGGCTACCGGACCACGGAGAGGCGGATCGAGGCGCAGGCTTCGACGGTTCAAGCAGACGTGGTGCTGGCCGCCGAACCTCTGTCGCTGGCGCCCCTGCAGGTGGTCGCGGCGACACGAACCGGCACGGCCGCGGCTACTCTGCCGGTGAAGGTCAACGTGGTGGAGCAGGCCGAGGTGTCGCTCCAGCGCAGCCTCGCCACCAGCCCGACGGAGATCCTGGCGAACCTCATTCCCAGCTTCTCGCCCCCCCGGCAGAAGCTATCCTCCGCCGGTGAGAGCTTCCGCGGACGGCGCCCGCTGTTCCTGATCGACGGCGTGCCGCAGTCCAATCCCCTGCGCGACGGTCGCCGCGACGGCTTCACCATCGACATGGAGGCGATCGAGCGGGTCGAGGTGATCTTCGGCGCGAACGCCATCCAGGGGCTGGGGGCGACCGGCGGGATCGTCAACTACGTGACCGTCAGCCCTCCAGTGACGGGGGAGCTGATGCAGCGCGCCTCCGTCGCCACCACCAGCGGCGACGGCTTCGATGACGACGGCCTCGGCTGGAGGGCACACTACCTGGCGGGCAAGCGATGGGACCGGTTCGACCTGCTCGGCTCCTTCAGCTATGAGCACCGGGGCCTTCAGTTCGACGGACGCGACCGCCCCATCGGCGTGGACAACGTGCAGGGAGACGTAGCCAACTCCCACAGCCGCAACTTCTTCGCGAAGCTGGGCTGGGAGCCGACCGCGAGTCAGCGACTGCAGTTGATGGTCAACGACTTCCGCCTCGCCCAGGAGGGGGAGTTCGAGCTCGTCCCCGGAGACCGGGCGAACGGCATCCCCGCAACCGCCGTAGCCGCCCACCCGGAAGGCGTCGAGCCGATCAACGACGTCACCACGGCTTCGCTCGACTACGAGCACGGCGACGTTGCCGGCGGCCGGCTCTCCGCCAAAGTGTACGTCCAGGATTTCCGGGCGCTCTTCGGCGGCGGCCGCTTCGATTCGTTCCAGGATCCCCGCATCGCACCGATCGGCGAGCTCTTCGACCAGTCGGAGAACAACTCGCAGAAGTACGGGGCGCGGCTGACTTACGCCCTGGATCACATCGCCGGGGCGCCGGTCGGGCTCATCTCCGGCTTGGACTTCCACCGCGACCGCACCTTCCAGCGGCTGGCGCACACGGACCGCAACTGGGTGCCGGAGACCACCTTCCTCAACTACGCCCCGTTCGCCCAGCTCGACCTTGACGCCACCTCGTGGCTGTCACTCTCGGGAGGACTGCGCTGGGAGCTGGCCGAGCTGGACGTACCGGACTACACACCGCTCGCGGCCAATCGGCCGGATTACGAGCTGATCACCGTCACGGGCGGAAGCCCGGGCTTCGACGAGCCGCTCTTCAACGTCGGAGCGGTGGTCAACCCGATCGAAGGACTGCGCTTCTACGGCACCCTGTCGCAGGCGTTCACCATGCCCGACGTGGGGAGGGTACTGCGCGCGGTGTCCGAGCCGGGAACGAGCGTCGAGAGCTTCCTCGCCCTCGAACCAATCAAGACCGACAACCTCGAGTTTGGCGGCACATACGGCAGCGATCGGGCGCTGGTCGGCGTGACCTACTTCGAGTCCGAGGCGGAGATGGGCTCCCGCCTGGTGCCGAACTCGGATGGAATCTTCCAGGTGATGCGCCAGCCGACGCGCACCAGCGGCTGGGAGGTCACCGGCCGGGTGGCGCCGAGCCCCATGCTCGCCCTGCACGGCGGCTACTCGATTCTCGAGGGCTCTTTCGACGGGGATGGAGACGGGAGCCTCGAGTCGGACCTGGGTGCGGCGGACATCGGGCCGAACCGACTGAACCTGGCGCTGGACCTGACCCCAGGCGGGCGCCTCAGCGGCCGGCTGCAGACGCTGACCTTCTTCGACCGCGACTTCCGCGACGGAGCGGGCGAGCTCACGGCCCAATTCGACGGCTACACCACCGTGGACGCTTCGCTGGGCGCAGATCTTGGCCGCTCCAACCTGACTCTTTCCGTCTCGAACCTGTTCGATGAGCAGTACATCACCTATTACGGGCAGGCGGCGACCGACCTCGCCGACCGGTACTTTGCCGGGCGCGGCCGGACGCTCACGCTCAGGCTCGAGACGCGCTTCTAA